tcgaacctgcgacctcctgCTCCTCCGAACCAACACTTAACCACTCGACTGTAACCCATTTTCTGATATAATATCGAATACAAATTTATTTAACCAAGTATTATTTCTCGTTTTTAATTTATTCATCTCCTCCATCTTTTCAGCTCCATCGACTCATTCATAATCCAATCATCACAACAGCGTTTAGCTATTTCAAAATAATAACAAATCGCCTACAGTTTATACTTATTgaaagaaggaaaaagaaaaaaaaatatttatatgtatatttataaaaaCCGCTGCTGCTGGGTCACgactaaattttttttcttttcgaaaaGCAAAATTAATTAAATGAACACGAGCCCACTAAAGGGGGAAACCCGTACAAGCAACACTAAGCCGATGGCTAAAACTACAACGAGAAGAAAGACGAAAAGAGCACTAAGTTGCGGAGAAAGCAACTACTAGACACTACAATCCACAAGACAAGACCATGAATCCGAGATCCAACCTAGCCAATCCAATCTATGCATCTTTAACCGACTAGAGATCCACTCGAACGATTTAAGTTGAATTTCCATTAAACTCGAAGAACCGCTCCAAGAAGAGTTAGAGAACACCTTTTGGTTACGGTTCTTCCATAACAAATAACCGTACGTCCACTCGATTGCTTGCCAGATTCTCGACCATAAAGGGGTTAGAGACCGGTTGCAATTGCCTTTGAATAATTTATTTAAACTCAAATTTGTAACCGGCCTTAGACCCCACCATCTATAAACACGAATCCAAATATCCATAGCATGCCGACAAAAGATCAATGTATGTTCAATAGATTCCACACCATGATCACATAGAGGGCACCTAACGGAATCCAAGTCAATACCTCTTTTGTCAAGTTCGGTACGTACCGGGATCCGCTTTTTTAGAGCTCTCCATATGAAGATTGCAACTTTCAAAGGAACTAActtattcttcaagaaagattcATTATGAACAAATAACTCGTGATTGAGGATTTTTTCGTCAATAATGCTTGTTAATTTCTTTGTAGTAAATAAACCATTACCCGCTAGGTTCCAAGACCACGAATCCTTAGACTTATCTTGCTTCACGTAAGTATTTAGTAGTGCATTAAGAGAATCAAGCTCGTTGATGGCTCTTCCGAAAATATCCCGTTTCCACCTAAAATTACAAATGATTAATTGCTCATTCCATGTAACTCTGTCCCGCACCTTTGCCATCGGGTCTTCATCTAAATGAAATAGCCTCGAGAACTATTGCTTTAAAGGGACGTCGCAAAGCCATAAGTCACCCCAGAAACTCGTGTCTTCTCCGTCACCAATTACCTTCAAGAATGAGGAAGCGAAGCTCGTATCCATCTTCTCAATCATTGTACCTGCGCGTAAGATATTGGACCAAACACtacttgtagtgacccaaacttttccatgtttatatatatattaaatgaaattgttatttacatgattaagtgtttccaacatgttaagcaatcaaacttgttaagacttgattaattgaaataggtttcatatagacaattgaccacccaagttgaccggtgattcacgaacgttaaaacttgtaaaaactatacgatgacatatatatggttatatatatagttaacatgattttattataagtatgtatctcattaggtattttaacaatgagttatatacataaaaatgagactatcaatttaagaaactcgagaacgatatatataacgattatcgttataacaacgtcttactaggtacatatgaatcatattaagatattgatacacttggttaattatgttaaatgataagtaaatatattattaagtgtattaacaatgaaatacatatgtaaaaataagactactaacttaatgatttcgaaacgagacatatatgtaacgattatcgttgtaacggcatttaactgtatatatatcatactaagatatattatatatcataatatcatgataatataaaaatttatcatctcatttattataataaacaatgggttaacaacattcaacaagatcgttaacctaaaggtttcaaaacaacatttacatgtaacgactaacgatgacttaacgactcagttaaaatgtatatacatgtaatgttttaatatgtattcatacacttttgaaagacttcaagacacttatcaaaatacttctacttaacaaaaatgcttacaattacatcctcgttcagtttcatcaacaattctactcgtatgcacccgtattcgtactcgtacaatacacagcttttagatgtatgtactattggtatatacactccaatgatcagctcttagcagcccatgtgagtcacctaacacatgtgggaaccatcatttggcagctagcatgaaatatctcataaaattacaaaaatatgagtaatcattcatgacttatttacatgaaaacaaaattacatatcctttatatctaatccatacaccaacgaccaaaaacacctaaaaacactttcattcttcaattttcttcatctaatcaatctctctcaagttctatcttcaagttctaagtgttcttcataaattctacaagttctagtttcataaaatcaagaatacttccaagtttgctagcttacttccaatattgtagagtgatcatccaaccttaagaaatctttcttatttacagtaagatatctttctaatacaaggtaatactcatattcaaactttaattcaatttctataactataacaatcttatttcgagtggaaatcttacttgaaattgttttcgtgtcatgattctgcttcaagaactttcaagtcatccaaggatcctttgaagctagatccatttttctcatttccagtaggtttatccaaggaacttgaggtagtaatgatgttcataacatcattcgattcatacatataaagctatcttattcgaaggtttaaacttgtaatcactagaacatagtttagttaattctaaacttgttcgcaaataaaagttaatccttctaacttgacttttaaaatcaactaaacacatgttctatatctatatgatatgctaaattaattatttaaaacctggaaacacgaaaaacaccgtaaaaccggatttacgccgtcgtagtaacaccgcgggctgttttgggttagttaattaaaaactatgataaactttgatttaaaagttgttattctgggaaaattatttttattatgaacatgaaactatatccaaaaattatggttaaactcaaagtggaagtatgttttctaaaatggtcatctagacgtcgttctttcgactgaaatgactacctttacaaaaaaacgacttgtaacttattttttggactataaacctacacttttaaaatctaatatttttggaatgagaatacatgcaggttttataaatgatttacaaaatagacacaaatacgtgaaactacattctatgattgaattatcgaaatcgaatatgcccctttttattaagtctggtaatctaagaattagggaacaggcaccctaattgacgtgaatcctaaagatagatctattgggcctaacaaaccccatccaaagtaccggatgctttagtacttcgaaatttatatcatatccgaagggtgtcccggaatgatggggatattcttatatatgcatcttgttaatgtcggttactaggtattcaccatatgaatgatttttatctctatgtatgggatgtgtattgaaatatgaaatcttgtggtctattgttacgatttgatatatataggttaaacctataactcaccaacatttttgttgacgtttaaagcatgtttattctcaggtgaatactaagagcttccgctgttgacgtttaaacccccgaagtccttaagttgtaacaatgacccgggaacctctaaaccaccagatttttctaaaccattgtggaaaacgacagctagtattaggggaacatcatatatccctagaaacttggcaaaacgaaccaaaactgaagaagaagaaacgagcgagtcggaataagatagttgtattcgtgtggtgtaatatatgtaatatagtgtgcttatgctttatgatatatgtaaaaattgcttgtattaataagtattttttttttatgaatctaactcttgtctattttacagtataaaaacacaaaatggatagacaacccaatattttaagagacctacccggagacatgattgatgaaatcttgtctagagtcggtcagaattcctcggcacaactatttaaggcgagatcagtttgtaagacattcgaagaacgttacaagaatgtcttggtttatatgagactttcgtttgaaagatgggggatatcacattgggaaacccataagttacgatgtgtttactttgacgcatatattgcggggaacccaaatgctattttatgcaacgggttaagaaattattttgactcaatgtatccgaatataggacttcatgatttagaaaaagcggctaacatgcaacataaagaagcatgctatgcttacgggttagtaatgttcgcttctcaccaaagtgagaaaaagaacatcgggctacagctattaaacaaaacgttcccacaagtgacggagtcggtaattggggtaagaaatgaggtttttaggttattacgagactgttggtcattacgtaaccctcgtccctttgacaacgttacaacacgctgtcttatcaacggccataacggttatgttccacaagaccaaggatgggaagtagtcctagtaaaaccagaatgcatgacttgtttctggacgtatgaattatgcgtctttattgcctttgctgaacgacttgtgtactagctagaattatctttacaactatcttgtatcaaagttattgtgtgctatatttcatgctttatgtaaaataagcggtattgtaagtttgtaaaatattgtgtaaaagtttgaacgcgaaatattattataatcagtttttcatatagaattgtagtagttgaattgtatattagctactaagtatgaacttaacgggtaggtactacccgaatttaaacttataaaacgctaatatgaagaaaaagcttttataaatgagttcatattatgctacgaaataatattaactactcttaatattctgtatgattaacttgttccatttgactattttgaaggaaatggcaccgactactcgacacaccgtgaatatgaatgaagaggaattccgtacttttctagcttcaaacatagccgcagtacaggctacgctacataccaacaataaccttggatctagcagtacaggaaatcgtgtaggatgcacctacaaagaattcactgcctgcaaacctttggaatttgatggaaccgaaggaccgatcggattgaaacggtggaccgagaaggtcgaatcggtgtttgccataagtaagtgtactgaagaggacaaagtgaagtacgctacgcataccttcacaggttctgcgttaacatggtggaatacctatctagagcaagtgggacaagatgatgcgtacgcactaccgtggtcagcattcaagcacttgatgaacgagaagtaccgtcccagaaccgaggtcaataagctcaagacagaacttagagggttacaaactcaaggatttgatattaccacgtacgaaagacgattcacagaattgtgcctattgtgtccgggagcgttcgaagatgaggaagagaagatcgacgcatttgtgaaaggattactggaaagaatccaagaagatataagttcacacgagcccgcctccatacaacaggcatgtagaatggctcacaaactagtgaaccagattgaggaaagaattaaagaacagactgctgaagaggccaatgtgaagcaagtcaaaagaaagtgggaggaaaacggtgataagaatcaccaatacaacaacaatagaaattacaataataatctcaacaattatcccaacaatcgcaacatcaatcgcaactacaacaaacggcccaacaacaacaacaacaacaacaacaacaacaacaacaacaacaacaacaacaacaacaacaacaacaacaacaacagcaacaacaacaatcatcccaacaaaaataacaaccgcaacaacaacaacaatcagaagcagctatgccaaaggtgtgaaaagtatcactcggggttctgcaccaaattttgcaacaagtgtaaaataaatggtcacagcacgatgaagtgtgaggtctacggaccaggggttaacagaacgaaaggaacaaatggtgtcggaatgagtaatggcggagcaagtagtgtcggagcaagttatgccaatgtagtttgttataaatgtggaaaaccgggccacattattagaaattgcccgaaccaggagaacacgaatggacaaggccgcggaagagttttcaatattaatgcggcagaggcacatgaagacccggagcttgttacgggtacgtttcttattgacaataaatctgcttacgttttatttgattcgggtgcggatagaagctatatgagtagagatttttgtgctaaattaagttgtccattgacgccgttggatagtaaatttttactcgaattagcaaacggtaaattaatttccgcagataatatatgccagaatcgagaaattaaactgggtagcaa
This genomic window from Rutidosis leptorrhynchoides isolate AG116_Rl617_1_P2 chromosome 2, CSIRO_AGI_Rlap_v1, whole genome shotgun sequence contains:
- the LOC139889036 gene encoding uncharacterized protein, with amino-acid sequence MAKVRDRVTWNEQLIICNFRWKRDIFGRAINELDSLNALLNTYVKQDKSKDSWSWNLAGNGLFTTKKLTSIIDEKILNHELFVHNESFLKNKLVPLKVAIFIWRALKKRIPVRTELDKRGIDLDSVRCPLCDHGVESIEHTLIFCRHAMDIWIRVYRWWGLRPVTNLSLNKLFKGNCNRSLTPLWSRIWQAIEWTYGYLLWKNRNQKVFSNSSWSGSSSLMEIQLKSFEWISSRLKMHRLDWLGWISDSWSCLVDCSV